The Fibrobacter sp. sequence ATGATTTGAAAATTGCGTTCAATGAATTCCGTTCCAAGGTCCTGTTCTATTTGTGGGATTCCGTGTATAAAGACGAGACTGAACGGCAGGCCGTGTTCCACTTCCCGTATGGGGATGGTGATGATAAAATAAAAAGCGTGACGTTCCAATCGCTTTTCGGTAAAGATGCTGAAGCTATCGTGAACAAGATTATGGAAAATCTGAAAGTTGAGAAAGTGACCGCCTAAAACTTTTTGGTTGTTCATGATTTTCCTGTTCGAAGAATTTGCCTACAGTACCGATTACCTCAAGGAGGTTATCGGTTATAGGGGCAATAGCGATTTCCAGAGCGAGAGCGGTTTTAATACCAAAGCGGCCGACACGGGCGCCAAAATAAATGGCGTCGGTTATTGCTTTTTCAACGGGAATCCTGTATTCGTGCTGCCCAAGGTCTTTCTCGACAGCAACAATACAAGGGCTTTCGGCGTGCCGATTGCCGCCGACGGCAAGGATATTTTCGGTAAGGGCGAGTCGCCCATAAAGAACGTTCAGCGCAGGTTTCTATCGTCGCTTTCGACTTGGCTCTATTCCGCTATCGACAAGTACCGCGCCGACAGCGATATGACTGGCGTCCGTTCCCCGGACCACATGGAACATTCCAAGTTCAGGGGCGATGCCCGCTATGCGACGCTGCTCGATGTCATGAGTAGCATGGAACTGTTCTACAAGAAAAACCAGAACCTGTTCGTCTTTGTCGCCAAGAACAAATATAGCGGAAACAATCGGATTAACTGGCAGCGGACCATCGCGAAAAAGACGCCCTTTATTCAGGGCGATTCGCCAATCTACATGGAACTGGTGAACAAGAAGAAGGTTTTTGATTTGGACGACCGTCTGCTTGTTCTGTATTTCTCCGCGATGAAGTTTATCCAGGACGAGTTCGGGTTTGAAATGCCGCAGAGCGAGTTCTACGTTCCGCTCAAAAGGCAGGAGTTCGCACGCCTTCTGGAATGCGAACGCGGGCTGCGCGAACTTCGCCGTATCAAGTACAAGTATTTCGAAGACCGCCTGCTGAAACTCTATAACATAATGGAGGCGTTTTTCCGTTGGGGCGCCAAGTACACCAACAAGAACGTAAAGGCGAAGGAATACCTGATTGCAAATTCGTTCAACAACGTTTTCGAGGCGATGATAGACAGCCTCATCAGCGACCAGGACGAAAAAGTCACGAAGTTGAAGAAAAACGAAGACGGCAAGATAATCGACCACCTGTACAAGGAAAAGTCTTTGATATTCGCCGACGGGAACGAAAGCATTTGGCACATTGGCGATAGCAAGTATTATAAAGAAGAAAACGAGGTGCTCGGCCAGTCGGTTGCAAAGCAGTACACCTACGCCAAGAACATTGTCCAGGACTTTTTCTCTCCCGATTTTGTCGATGGCAATGACGAATGCTATAGTTCGGGTGTCCATCAAGGGGTGCGCTACAGGGACTCGGTGACAGAAGGCTACAGCGTCACGCCGAACTTCTTTATCCGCGGATTTGTCCCGGAGTTCGAAAACGACGATCAGTACGACGATCCGTATTTTTCGAAGAAAGGCGAATCGAAAGACCCGATCAAGCCCGGCGAAGACATGTGGGGTAAGCGCAACCGTCATTTCCGCAATCGCCTCTTTGACCGCGACACGCTCCTGCTGAAGGTGTACAACATAAACTTCTTGTACGTGCTCAAGACCTACACCTCCAAGCATTCGTCCCTGCGCGACGATTTCAAGAAGAAGACCCGAAAGAGATTCCGCGAAGATTTTTTGGAGCTGCTGGGCGACAATTACTACTTCTGGGCCGTATATTTGCCGGACTGGCAAAAACCCGATTATGCAGAACGGCTCCAGGATTTTGTTGACCGCCATTTCCATGCGCTAGTGGGCCGCGTGTTCCAGCCCGCAGGAACGCCGCACTGCCTGATACTCGCGCTGGAACGGAATGTTGTCGATAAATCAAAAGAAGGCGACAAAGACGATTATCGAGCGATCCGGAAGATTGTCGACGACGCAAAATGCGAAGTCTTTTACGTATGGCCCCATGAAATATGGGAAGACGACGACCTGCGAAATGATAAGTATCGGGGTTGGAATACTGATTTCTAGCATATTTAAATTCTCGATTTTGCGTTAGGGATAGTGACCCGAAGGGCGGCGCTGTGGCGTCGTGAGCGAAGCGAGTATAGCCCGACCCAGCCCTTCGGCAAGCTCAGGGACCTGGGCCGGGGGAACGCCTTGTAAAATTTTCTTACCCCTCTTGCCAATTTTGGGGATATTAGGTACATTAATGCCCGACGTGTTTCTCCGTCTAATGGAGAAATGCGTCTTTTTTTTATTCCGGAATTTCGGGGTAAAGGGGACGCCTCTAACATCAACAAGCCGCAACATGCGGCAAATGGAGGCTAAAATGGCTAAAAAGAAAGACTCGAAAAACGGGTCGATGTTTGTGTTTCGTGATGGAATGGTGGCGGATAGCAGTTATGTTGAATGGTTGTCGGACATAAAACAGCGTTTTCGTCAGAGCCAAACAAAAGCATCAATTCGCGTGAACACCGAAATGCTGGAATTTTACTGGGGGATAGGTCGCGATTTAGTAGCGTTACGCGCTGAAGAACGTTGGGGAACTGGAGTTGTAAAACAGTTTGCGCTTGACATGCGTCGGTCATTTCCAAACGAAACAGGCTTTTCTTTCACGAATGTGAAGTATATGAAGCAATGGTATTTGTTCTATTTTGATCGAATAAAAAAAGGCCAACGGGCCGTTGGCCAATTGGAGATGCCCAAAATCTTTGGTAAGGTCCCCTGGGGACAGCATATAGATATTGTTTCTCGATGTCAATTAATAGACGAAGCAATGTTTTATGTAAATAATGTAGTGAATAATGGATGGTCACGTCCCGCATTAAACGCAAACATTGATGCCAATCTATTTCAAGCAAAGGGAACTGCGGTCACTAATTTCGACAAAACCTTGCCTTCTTCTCAGGAAAAAATTGCAAAGGAAATTTTGAAGGACCCCTATCATTTTGAATTCTTAAAGATGCGGGAAAAATACGAAGAAGGTGATCTTGAAGACGCTCTTATTGCCAATGTAACGCAGTTTTTGTTGGAATTGGGGAAGGGATTTTCGTATGTCGGGCGTCAAATGGAATTTCGAATGCCAGGTGGTCAGGCGTTTTTCCCAGACTTGATTTTTTATTTTATTCCGCAGCATAGATATGTCATTATTGACCTTAAGGTTGTTAAGTATACACCTAAGTTTGCTGGTAAACTCAATTTTTATGTAACAGCAGCAGATGAACTACTTCGTGGTGAAGGAGATAATCCTTCCGTGGGTTTGATTATTTGCAAATCAACAGATAAGACGGTTGTAGAATGGTCGCTCAAGGATATTAACAAACCGTTAGGTGTGGCAACATACAAGTTGAGGGAGGTTGTTGATCGTACTATGGCAGAAATGAAAATGAAGAAAAAAAGGAGGTGACTTGAAATCACAAATTTGGCTTCAAGTTGGATGGCCGGAATACCTTCATGGAATTGCGCACGTGTTGACTTTCCTCAAACCTCTTTGTATATTTATCCCCGTATTACGACAATCCCTGCGACAGTCGGCATAGGCCTTGCGGCCCGTACGTGCATCCGCGGCGGGGTTCATCAACCTTCTTGTTGATGTTGTTGGATAAAAGCATCCCAAAACATAACAAACCCAAATTGTGCCTGCAGTGCAGACGCAATTAAAACCGTTTTTAACGTTCGCTCATGCCGAGCGGGCTAGAGGATTATTATGGCAAGAAAAACTGATAAATTGGCTGTCGCGGAATTCCCGCTTATTGACGAAACCCTGCTCAAATCGCGGATATACACCATTCGCGGGGTCAAGGTGATGCTCGATGCAGATTTGGCCGGGATTTACGGGTATAGCACCAAAGCATTTAATCGGCAGGTCAAGAATAATATCGATCGTTTTGCGGAGGATTTCCGGTTCCAGCTGTCCAAAAGCGAAGTCGATGAATTGCGGTCAAAATTTTTGACCGCAATTACCGGTGCAAATAACACTGAAAATTTGCGGTGCAAAAATTGCACCGCAAATCTCAGCACGATGAGCCGCTCCTGTCCCTTTGTTTTTACGGAACAGGGTATTTATATGCTCATGACAGTGTTGAAAGGTGATTTGGCAGTACAACAGAGTATGGCTCTTATTCGCCTTTTCAAGCAGATGAAGGACTATATCGTTGCTGAAAACCATCAACTGCTCGGAACTGCGGGAATTGCCCAGATTGCGGCGCAGACTGTTCAAAATACACATGAAATCGCGGCCGTTTCCGCCGAAGTAAAGGAACTTTCTGGCGAAGTTCGCGATATCCGGAGCGATCTGGGAAAAATCAATGTGGACCTCCGGATGGTCATGGAAAATTTCGTCAATCCTTCGTCTTTCAGGCACTTCCTGATTCTGAACGGGCACAAGCTGGAGGCGGACGTCGCTTACGCGCAGATTTACGGTATGGCGAAGAGGTCGGTGCTGATAGTCGATAACTACGTGGATATTAAGACGCTGAATTTGCTGCGGAATGTGCACAAAGGCGTTTCCGTCCTGATTTTCAGCGACTTGCTCGGTGGAAGCCGCATGACAGATGACATGCTTGCCGATTATCGGGCCGCCCGCCCGGACGTGTCGATTGACAAGAAACCCGCCATGCACAAGTTCCACGACCGCTACATTCTCGTGGATTTCAAGATCAAGAGCGAAAAGTTGTACCATTGCGGGGCGTCTTCCAAAGATGCCGGCAACAAGATTACGACCATCGTCCAACTCGACGATGTTGATGCATACCGGAACATGTTCGAGGAAGTGTTGGAGCAACCAAGATGACCTTGTATTGGATACGGGAAACTGGTGAAAAAAAACAATTCAGTCAACCAAATAAAGGAAAATTACTGTGAAGAAAAAAGCAGAGAACGAGAATGAATTTGAGTTGCCGAAGGAACTCTTGGAATCAATAGCTGGGCTTAATGAACTTATGAGCCAGCAGCAGGATCAAGCCGCCGCAATGCTGTACAGATTAATGTTTCGCCATGAACGGGATCTCCATGTACTCGACCACTATTCAGATGTCGTACTTGAAGGCGTTTCTGGCATGGGTAGCGAGTTCGCGAAAGAGGATTACAGGAATTTCTTGCAATACCTGTCGTATGTTATTCCTAGCGAATATGCTCCGCATAAGGAAATGTACGAAGAAGAGCTCAGAATCGCCGAAGATGATGATGAGTGAACAGCGTGTATTACAATGTGTATTGCAATGTGTATTGACAAGTGTATATACATTTTCTACAATAGGGAGGGTGTGCAATAACTGTAAGGAGAGCTCATGAAGACGAAGAGCAAAAAGCGCGAGAAGATTAAGCTGCCCAAGGGGTTCAAGCTGGTTGACGATTTCCTGTCTAAAGAGGAAATCGAGGCGCTCGAGAACGATACCACGATGAGGGATCCGATGGTTATCACCGGTGGTCATGAGTCGGAGACGCTAGAGGAATCCATTGCGCGCATCAGTCGCGCAATTGCCGAGGCCAAGGAAGAAAAGAAGATGTATTCCATAAGGCTCAAGGTCAAGACGGTGGAATCGATCAAACGCAAGGCCGCCGCCGCGGGCATCCCTTACCAGACTTACGTGAACGTGTTGCTCGACAACGCCGCGTCTGCCTGATTGTAAAATTTTCTTGCTCCCCTAGCCAACTTTCCGAATATTAGGTACATTAATGCCCGACGTGTTTCTCCGTCTAATGGAGAAATGCGTCTTT is a genomic window containing:
- a CDS encoding LlaJI family restriction endonuclease, which gives rise to MIFLFEEFAYSTDYLKEVIGYRGNSDFQSESGFNTKAADTGAKINGVGYCFFNGNPVFVLPKVFLDSNNTRAFGVPIAADGKDIFGKGESPIKNVQRRFLSSLSTWLYSAIDKYRADSDMTGVRSPDHMEHSKFRGDARYATLLDVMSSMELFYKKNQNLFVFVAKNKYSGNNRINWQRTIAKKTPFIQGDSPIYMELVNKKKVFDLDDRLLVLYFSAMKFIQDEFGFEMPQSEFYVPLKRQEFARLLECERGLRELRRIKYKYFEDRLLKLYNIMEAFFRWGAKYTNKNVKAKEYLIANSFNNVFEAMIDSLISDQDEKVTKLKKNEDGKIIDHLYKEKSLIFADGNESIWHIGDSKYYKEENEVLGQSVAKQYTYAKNIVQDFFSPDFVDGNDECYSSGVHQGVRYRDSVTEGYSVTPNFFIRGFVPEFENDDQYDDPYFSKKGESKDPIKPGEDMWGKRNRHFRNRLFDRDTLLLKVYNINFLYVLKTYTSKHSSLRDDFKKKTRKRFREDFLELLGDNYYFWAVYLPDWQKPDYAERLQDFVDRHFHALVGRVFQPAGTPHCLILALERNVVDKSKEGDKDDYRAIRKIVDDAKCEVFYVWPHEIWEDDDLRNDKYRGWNTDF
- a CDS encoding DUF1016 family protein, whose protein sequence is MFVFRDGMVADSSYVEWLSDIKQRFRQSQTKASIRVNTEMLEFYWGIGRDLVALRAEERWGTGVVKQFALDMRRSFPNETGFSFTNVKYMKQWYLFYFDRIKKGQRAVGQLEMPKIFGKVPWGQHIDIVSRCQLIDEAMFYVNNVVNNGWSRPALNANIDANLFQAKGTAVTNFDKTLPSSQEKIAKEILKDPYHFEFLKMREKYEEGDLEDALIANVTQFLLELGKGFSYVGRQMEFRMPGGQAFFPDLIFYFIPQHRYVIIDLKVVKYTPKFAGKLNFYVTAADELLRGEGDNPSVGLIICKSTDKTVVEWSLKDINKPLGVATYKLREVVDRTMAEMKMKKKRR
- a CDS encoding ORF6N domain-containing protein, giving the protein MARKTDKLAVAEFPLIDETLLKSRIYTIRGVKVMLDADLAGIYGYSTKAFNRQVKNNIDRFAEDFRFQLSKSEVDELRSKFLTAITGANNTENLRCKNCTANLSTMSRSCPFVFTEQGIYMLMTVLKGDLAVQQSMALIRLFKQMKDYIVAENHQLLGTAGIAQIAAQTVQNTHEIAAVSAEVKELSGEVRDIRSDLGKINVDLRMVMENFVNPSSFRHFLILNGHKLEADVAYAQIYGMAKRSVLIVDNYVDIKTLNLLRNVHKGVSVLIFSDLLGGSRMTDDMLADYRAARPDVSIDKKPAMHKFHDRYILVDFKIKSEKLYHCGASSKDAGNKITTIVQLDDVDAYRNMFEEVLEQPR